In a genomic window of Vigna angularis cultivar LongXiaoDou No.4 chromosome 6, ASM1680809v1, whole genome shotgun sequence:
- the LOC108319995 gene encoding 1,4-alpha-glucan-branching enzyme 3, chloroplastic/amyloplastic-like, with translation MQVLPYIKEAGYNVIQLIVIVEHKDYFTVGYRVTNYFAISSRYGTLEDFKRLVDEVHVWDRVLQVVSAMFQKLGAYLNDMILGS, from the exons ATGCAGGTTCTTCCTTACATTAAGGAAGCTGGATACAATGTCATCCAGCTGATTGTAATTGTTGAACATAAGGATTATTTTACTGTTGGTTACAGA GTTACAAATTATTTTGCTATTAGTAGCAGATATGGTACTCTTGAGGATTTCAAGCGATTAGTTGATGAGGTCCATG TCTGGGATAGAGTATTACAAGTTGTTTCAGCTATGTTTCAGAAACTAGGTGCGTATTTGAATGATATGATTTTGGGGAGCTAA